One genomic region from Chthonomonas calidirosea T49 encodes:
- the pheT gene encoding phenylalanine--tRNA ligase subunit beta, producing the protein MRAPLAWLQDFVEIKESAETLATRLTMGGLEVESVEREPTPESPLAPVLDLYVTPNRGDCLSMVGVAREIAALTDRPLTLPSIPSSQIGGEAAQQTSVRIEEPDLCPRYAARIVRGVRIGPSPKWMQERLRAAGQRPINNVVDVTNYVMLELGQPLHAFDLKKLHGECIVVRRARAGETITTLDGEERVLSPDILVIADADRPVAVAGVMGGANSEVGDATTDILLESAHFHSLAVRRACRQLNLRTEASYRFERIVDPNGVIRALDRACQLLAQIGQPEAVPGVVDIYPCPIQPRRLDLRVARAARLLGVPVSAQTCLDCLRRLGLTVTLEDEAEKLLVEVPTFRPDLKLEEDLIEEVGRIHGYEAIPERLPVGTTTLGGDSEEHKLLRRIRTVLVGCGLQEVMNHSLSGPSLLDALDDEARRVRVRNALSSGVSLLRRSLLPLLVETVRRNLARGQSNLALFEIGRVWQWEETADGAREPKEYVRVGGVLYGALCSPDWTQHGKPEPADFYLLRGIVEQLLKALRIDHAAFIPLEQPERFPQFHPRHTALVRLTDEAFDGGILGELLPDYAVALDLRERLYLFELSVEALQAALPKEDKPYRPPSRFPAVTRDLAPRIPPDVLYKQVDEAIKTLQLPILEAVRLTDVYTGEPLPEGWKSLTLSFTFRSETGTLTEVEVNTAVERIRHVLEERCGAVFPA; encoded by the coding sequence ATGCGTGCGCCTTTAGCGTGGTTGCAAGATTTTGTGGAGATCAAAGAGAGCGCCGAAACATTGGCGACTCGGCTTACAATGGGCGGTTTAGAGGTGGAATCGGTAGAGCGAGAGCCCACCCCCGAGAGTCCTCTCGCGCCTGTTTTAGACCTCTATGTCACGCCCAACCGCGGCGATTGCCTCTCGATGGTGGGGGTAGCGCGAGAGATCGCCGCGCTTACCGATCGCCCTCTCACCCTGCCCTCCATTCCCTCGTCGCAGATCGGTGGCGAGGCCGCACAACAGACGTCGGTGAGGATAGAGGAGCCAGATCTTTGCCCGCGCTATGCTGCTCGAATCGTGAGGGGTGTCCGCATCGGTCCCTCCCCCAAGTGGATGCAGGAGCGGCTGCGCGCTGCCGGACAGCGTCCTATCAACAATGTGGTGGATGTAACGAACTACGTGATGCTGGAGTTGGGCCAGCCGCTTCACGCCTTCGACCTCAAAAAGCTTCATGGAGAGTGCATTGTTGTGCGTCGGGCGCGGGCAGGAGAGACGATTACAACCCTCGATGGCGAAGAGCGCGTGTTATCTCCAGATATTCTGGTGATCGCCGATGCCGATCGGCCCGTGGCCGTTGCCGGTGTAATGGGCGGAGCGAATTCTGAGGTAGGCGATGCCACTACAGATATCTTGTTGGAATCGGCACACTTCCACTCTTTGGCGGTACGTCGTGCCTGCCGTCAGTTAAATCTTCGCACTGAAGCCTCCTACCGCTTTGAGCGCATTGTAGACCCTAACGGCGTGATCCGCGCTCTCGATAGGGCCTGCCAATTGCTCGCTCAAATCGGTCAGCCAGAGGCCGTACCCGGGGTTGTGGACATCTATCCTTGTCCCATTCAACCGCGTCGACTGGACTTAAGGGTCGCACGTGCTGCCCGGCTGCTGGGGGTGCCGGTATCGGCCCAAACCTGTTTGGACTGCTTGCGACGGCTAGGTCTTACGGTTACCCTCGAAGACGAGGCAGAGAAGTTGTTGGTGGAAGTTCCGACCTTTCGGCCCGATCTGAAACTGGAGGAAGACCTCATTGAAGAGGTTGGACGCATTCATGGCTACGAAGCTATTCCTGAGCGGCTGCCTGTAGGAACCACCACGTTGGGCGGAGACAGCGAGGAGCACAAGCTGCTGAGGCGTATTCGGACGGTCTTGGTGGGCTGTGGGCTGCAAGAGGTGATGAACCATAGCCTGTCCGGCCCTTCGCTCCTCGATGCGCTGGACGACGAAGCGCGGCGGGTACGGGTGCGGAACGCGCTCTCTTCGGGGGTAAGCCTCTTACGGCGCTCTCTGCTGCCCTTATTGGTGGAGACGGTGCGTCGCAACCTGGCGCGTGGACAGTCTAACCTAGCACTTTTCGAGATTGGGCGTGTGTGGCAATGGGAAGAGACAGCGGATGGAGCCAGGGAGCCAAAGGAGTATGTCAGGGTTGGGGGAGTATTGTATGGCGCTCTGTGTTCGCCGGATTGGACACAGCATGGCAAACCGGAACCGGCCGATTTTTACCTGCTGCGAGGCATTGTGGAGCAACTTCTGAAGGCGTTGCGCATAGATCATGCTGCTTTCATTCCCCTTGAGCAGCCGGAGCGTTTTCCGCAGTTTCACCCACGTCACACGGCGTTAGTGCGGTTAACCGATGAAGCATTTGACGGTGGTATCCTCGGCGAGCTTCTTCCGGATTATGCTGTGGCGTTGGATCTTCGGGAGCGCCTCTATCTATTTGAACTCAGCGTGGAGGCCTTACAGGCGGCTCTACCCAAAGAGGATAAGCCTTATCGTCCCCCGTCACGCTTTCCTGCGGTAACGCGCGATCTGGCTCCTCGCATACCCCCAGATGTGCTCTACAAGCAGGTGGATGAGGCCATCAAGACGTTGCAGCTTCCCATTCTAGAGGCCGTTCGGCTCACTGATGTCTACACAGGCGAGCCGTTGCCGGAGGGGTGGAAAAGCCTAACGCTTTCATTTACGTTTCGTTCGGAGACGGGCACGCTGACAGAGGTTGAGGTGAATACGGCAGTTGAGCGTATCCGGCACGTGTTGGAGGAGCGTTGTGGCGCTGTCTTTCCTGCATAG
- a CDS encoding DUF1854 domain-containing protein — MPASQNGVEGSSERPTASYELRILDPKRIKLFRTGGVTRLTLQDECTYLRIIAARAFPLSDPDHYIGFLDGAGKDIGILVDPSHLDPESRQILDEELEKRYFVPVVERVISVKEEYGAVYWRVETDRGEKEFVVRNLRDNIQELSSTRLLITDVDGNRFEFPDINRLDAKSLGIIMRNL; from the coding sequence ATGCCAGCATCGCAGAACGGCGTAGAGGGTTCATCAGAGCGGCCAACGGCCTCCTATGAGCTGCGAATACTCGACCCGAAACGAATAAAACTTTTCCGAACCGGAGGTGTAACTCGCCTCACCCTGCAGGATGAATGCACCTATCTGCGTATCATCGCCGCTCGCGCTTTTCCGCTTTCTGACCCCGACCACTATATCGGCTTTTTGGACGGGGCCGGAAAGGACATTGGGATTTTAGTAGACCCGTCGCATTTAGACCCTGAATCTCGCCAAATTTTAGATGAAGAGTTAGAGAAGCGCTACTTTGTGCCCGTTGTGGAGCGTGTTATCTCGGTGAAAGAAGAGTATGGGGCGGTCTATTGGCGCGTTGAGACCGATCGGGGCGAAAAGGAGTTTGTTGTTCGTAATCTACGGGATAATATCCAGGAGCTGTCGTCCACGCGTCTCTTGATCACAGATGTGGATGGCAATCGTTTTGAATTCCCCGATATCAATCGCCTTGACGCGAAGAGTTTAGGCATTATCATGCGCAACCTATAG
- a CDS encoding MATE family efflux transporter: MSLQGEEAFPLEPVSEPVEAPIETHLVARPAQSGREVHTVVWQLAWPAVATMLLQTFNGLMDTLFVGHLPYAAQALAATGVGGQVIFLLISLAMGVSVGSTALVARFVGANERKEAAQASGQSLTLGLTMGLLFGLLFFSFRGVMARLLLGGEADGLAMRLCEQFLHVALLATPCIFLLNALMGVFRGLGDTRTPLRIQWVMIAIHMSFDWLLIYGHLGLPKLGIYGAGTALASSITVGTLLYLVALGQPAGLPDTYHLGHLLPSSRWWLRILRVGIPASVNAVIRQLGMMSFTGMLARAAAASAGVAALNIGVRAEAIAFMPGVGYSVAAQALVGQSLGAGDPKRAERFAYAATWQGVGIMSVMAAIFYLCARPFAGLFTSDASVIALGCDYLRVNAFSEPFLALAMVLTGGLQGAGDTMRPTLITILTMWFIRLPLAWWLIFPLGLQTHGAWLSMAASTILTGLLMLALFRGGSWKKVSV; the protein is encoded by the coding sequence TTGAGTCTGCAAGGCGAAGAGGCCTTTCCTTTGGAGCCGGTCTCTGAACCCGTGGAAGCTCCCATCGAAACACATTTGGTGGCGCGACCGGCCCAAAGTGGGCGCGAAGTTCACACGGTGGTCTGGCAATTGGCCTGGCCCGCTGTGGCCACGATGCTTCTGCAGACCTTCAATGGCCTCATGGATACGCTCTTCGTGGGACACCTGCCCTACGCCGCCCAAGCGCTGGCTGCAACCGGCGTGGGAGGCCAGGTTATCTTCTTGCTGATCTCGTTAGCGATGGGCGTTTCCGTGGGCTCGACGGCTTTGGTAGCCCGCTTTGTAGGGGCCAACGAACGCAAGGAGGCGGCACAGGCATCTGGGCAGTCGTTAACCCTTGGCCTAACCATGGGATTGCTGTTCGGCTTGCTTTTCTTTAGTTTTCGTGGGGTTATGGCTCGGCTCTTATTAGGAGGTGAAGCCGATGGATTGGCGATGAGGCTCTGTGAGCAGTTTCTCCATGTGGCCTTGCTAGCTACGCCTTGCATCTTTCTTCTCAATGCGCTCATGGGTGTTTTTCGGGGACTTGGAGACACGCGAACGCCTCTACGCATCCAATGGGTCATGATCGCCATTCATATGAGTTTCGACTGGCTGCTTATCTATGGGCATCTAGGGCTGCCAAAACTAGGAATCTACGGTGCAGGCACAGCTTTGGCCAGCTCAATTACTGTGGGCACACTGCTCTATCTTGTAGCGTTGGGCCAGCCTGCTGGTTTGCCAGATACCTATCATCTTGGGCATCTTTTGCCCAGCTCTCGTTGGTGGCTACGGATCCTTCGTGTAGGGATACCCGCTTCGGTCAACGCCGTAATCCGACAGTTGGGGATGATGTCGTTTACAGGTATGCTGGCACGGGCGGCCGCGGCAAGCGCTGGCGTCGCTGCGCTGAACATCGGTGTGCGGGCTGAAGCTATTGCGTTTATGCCGGGTGTTGGTTACAGTGTGGCAGCCCAAGCGCTAGTTGGACAGAGTTTAGGGGCTGGAGACCCCAAACGCGCGGAGCGTTTCGCCTATGCGGCCACTTGGCAGGGGGTGGGCATTATGTCGGTAATGGCGGCCATCTTCTATCTTTGCGCCCGTCCTTTTGCCGGGCTTTTTACCAGTGATGCAAGCGTGATCGCTTTGGGCTGCGACTATCTGCGCGTCAACGCTTTCAGTGAGCCTTTTTTGGCGCTAGCTATGGTGTTGACAGGCGGCCTGCAGGGAGCAGGTGATACAATGCGACCTACCTTAATTACCATCCTCACTATGTGGTTTATCCGTTTGCCGCTGGCCTGGTGGCTTATTTTCCCACTGGGCTTGCAAACCCATGGGGCCTGGCTCTCCATGGCTGCAAGCACCATTCTCACTGGGCTGCTGATGCTTGCGCTGTTTCGTGGTGGCAGTTGGAAAAAAGTGTCTGTTTAG
- a CDS encoding homoserine dehydrogenase — protein MRPFQKEKIRIGLLGLGVVGSGTVSLLQRNRHAIERKIGLPIEVRRIAVRDKSRPRAVKVDAALLTENAYEVIDDPEIDIICELIGGVEPAREYVLRALQNGKQVVTANKEMIARVGHELMEEAARRNLDFQFEGSVAGGIPIIQPMKNSLAGNRIEEVIGIINGTTNYILTAMAEEKTDLSTALKEAQSLGYAEADPTSDIAGHDARYKIAILASIAFMSRVNVEDVYVEGIEHIEAADIAYAEELGYTIKLLGIARRVGEDRMQVRVHPTLLAKNHPLASVHDVYNAVFVRGDSVGDVMFYGRGAGSGPTGSAVVGDIIDTCRNLRFGATGRVGCTCFERRTILPIDEVDTRHYIRMVVHDRPGVLAAISKVFGDYDINIEAMIQKTIKGKQTDIVWVMHEAPCRAIREALEIIRHLPVVVEVSNWIRVEEWND, from the coding sequence ATGCGCCCCTTCCAGAAAGAGAAAATCCGTATTGGGCTGCTAGGGCTGGGTGTAGTTGGTTCCGGCACCGTCTCCCTTCTGCAGCGCAATCGTCATGCCATCGAACGAAAAATCGGCTTACCTATCGAGGTGCGCCGCATCGCCGTTCGCGACAAGAGCCGCCCTAGAGCGGTGAAGGTAGATGCCGCCCTGCTGACAGAAAACGCCTATGAGGTAATAGATGATCCGGAAATAGACATCATCTGTGAGCTCATTGGAGGGGTTGAACCGGCCCGAGAGTATGTGCTGCGGGCCTTGCAAAATGGGAAGCAGGTGGTTACGGCCAACAAAGAGATGATCGCCCGTGTTGGCCATGAGCTGATGGAGGAGGCCGCACGACGTAACCTCGACTTTCAGTTTGAGGGGAGCGTGGCCGGGGGGATTCCGATCATCCAGCCCATGAAAAACAGTTTGGCGGGTAACCGAATCGAAGAGGTGATCGGGATCATCAACGGCACGACGAACTACATTCTTACAGCGATGGCGGAGGAGAAGACCGATCTGAGTACGGCTTTGAAAGAGGCCCAATCGCTGGGTTATGCCGAGGCCGATCCCACTAGCGACATCGCCGGTCATGATGCGCGCTATAAGATCGCCATTTTAGCCTCCATCGCCTTTATGAGTCGCGTTAACGTGGAGGACGTTTATGTGGAGGGCATCGAGCATATAGAGGCGGCCGACATCGCCTATGCTGAAGAACTTGGCTACACTATCAAGCTGCTCGGCATCGCTCGGCGGGTAGGTGAGGATCGCATGCAGGTGCGCGTGCACCCCACGCTTCTGGCGAAAAACCATCCTTTGGCCAGCGTGCACGACGTGTACAACGCGGTTTTCGTACGGGGCGATTCTGTTGGGGACGTGATGTTTTACGGCCGAGGGGCCGGATCAGGCCCTACGGGCAGCGCGGTTGTAGGCGATATCATAGATACTTGTCGTAACCTCCGCTTTGGCGCTACAGGGCGTGTGGGCTGTACCTGCTTTGAACGACGCACAATACTGCCAATAGATGAGGTGGATACGCGCCACTATATCCGTATGGTAGTGCACGACCGCCCCGGCGTGCTGGCGGCTATCTCCAAAGTGTTCGGTGACTACGACATCAACATCGAGGCGATGATCCAAAAAACGATCAAAGGAAAACAGACCGATATCGTGTGGGTTATGCACGAGGCGCCTTGCAGAGCCATTCGGGAAGCGCTCGAGATCATCCGTCATCTGCCGGTGGTTGTAGAGGTTTCTAACTGGATTCGGGTAGAAGAGTGGAATGACTAA
- the infC gene encoding translation initiation factor IF-3 — protein MRFETEVADINKDLRINEQILRGPRETRVRDVRVIDENGQALGIMNVRDALALAQEKGLDLIEVAPMAQPPVCRIGDYGRIKYEQTKREREQQRKQRQQGEVKDVRIDPRSGMISDHDLQIKVKNIARFLQEGNKVKVTFRFIGRGITRPELGKQTMERIVQQLADCAQVERPPVLEGKQLIMVLSPKTGA, from the coding sequence GTGAGGTTCGAAACGGAGGTTGCAGACATCAACAAAGACCTGCGTATTAACGAGCAGATTCTGCGCGGGCCTCGGGAAACACGTGTGCGCGATGTACGCGTGATAGACGAAAACGGCCAGGCGCTCGGAATCATGAATGTGCGAGATGCGCTCGCACTAGCCCAGGAAAAGGGCTTGGATTTGATAGAGGTGGCGCCTATGGCGCAGCCTCCTGTCTGTAGAATCGGCGACTACGGTCGCATTAAGTATGAGCAGACAAAGCGTGAACGGGAGCAACAGAGGAAGCAGCGGCAGCAGGGCGAGGTAAAAGACGTTCGTATTGACCCTCGTTCGGGGATGATCAGCGACCACGATCTGCAGATCAAGGTCAAAAACATCGCTCGTTTTCTGCAAGAGGGCAATAAGGTGAAGGTCACCTTCCGCTTTATTGGGCGTGGCATCACGCGACCTGAGCTCGGCAAGCAGACGATGGAGCGAATCGTCCAGCAACTCGCCGACTGTGCGCAAGTGGAGCGACCTCCGGTTTTAGAGGGCAAACAGCTCATCATGGTCTTAAGCCCTAAAACAGGTGCTTGA
- the pheS gene encoding phenylalanine--tRNA ligase subunit alpha encodes MSDPISQFLEEIIQLLLKEAQAAVEAAQNLAELEQVEKRYLGRNKGLNSLRRLIGTLPKEQRPLVGARLNEAVETLTALVQARHSRLIKLMLSESDPMRELRIRNQLWLESAAHLRRELSKTKTLDVTLPGRALPFGRLHPLTQTAELIRETLIGMGYEFVEGPELEDYQYNFAVLNYPEDHPAMDEQNSFFITETKLLRTQTTAIQGRVMERRSPPFRIATIGRCFRYEAVDATHHHTFHQVDVFMVDEGISMADLKGTLGTFARAMFGPNTQVRFRPDFFPFVEPGVDYAISWRMPDGNVRWLEIGGAGMIHPNILRRYGIDTERYTGFAFGLGVERIHMLRTGVDDLRLYLENDLRFLQQF; translated from the coding sequence GTGAGCGATCCAATTAGCCAGTTCTTGGAGGAGATTATCCAGTTGTTATTGAAGGAGGCTCAGGCGGCCGTTGAGGCCGCGCAGAACTTAGCCGAGCTTGAACAAGTCGAAAAGCGCTACCTAGGCCGAAATAAGGGGCTGAACAGTTTACGACGCTTGATAGGGACGTTACCTAAAGAGCAGCGACCTCTTGTTGGTGCCCGCCTCAACGAAGCTGTCGAGACCCTCACGGCCCTGGTTCAGGCGCGCCACTCCCGCCTGATCAAGCTTATGTTGTCAGAGTCCGATCCAATGCGTGAGCTGCGGATCCGCAACCAGCTCTGGCTGGAATCGGCTGCGCATCTAAGACGCGAACTCTCCAAAACCAAAACCCTCGATGTGACTCTCCCAGGTCGTGCTTTGCCGTTTGGACGTCTGCATCCGCTGACCCAAACGGCCGAGCTAATTCGTGAGACGCTGATCGGCATGGGCTACGAGTTTGTCGAAGGGCCGGAGCTTGAGGACTATCAGTATAACTTTGCCGTGCTCAACTATCCGGAAGACCACCCGGCCATGGATGAGCAGAACTCGTTCTTCATTACGGAAACCAAGCTGCTGCGCACGCAGACCACGGCCATTCAGGGACGTGTCATGGAGAGACGGTCTCCTCCTTTCCGCATCGCCACCATTGGCCGTTGCTTCCGCTATGAGGCTGTGGACGCAACACATCACCACACGTTTCATCAGGTGGATGTGTTCATGGTGGACGAGGGAATCAGCATGGCCGACCTAAAGGGCACTCTCGGCACCTTTGCCCGAGCGATGTTCGGGCCCAATACCCAAGTGCGCTTTCGCCCCGATTTCTTTCCGTTTGTTGAGCCTGGGGTAGACTATGCGATCTCATGGCGAATGCCTGATGGCAATGTACGCTGGCTCGAAATAGGGGGAGCCGGCATGATCCATCCTAACATTCTCCGTCGTTATGGTATAGATACCGAGCGCTATACAGGGTTCGCCTTTGGGTTGGGTGTTGAGCGGATCCACATGCTGCGAACCGGTGTGGATGATCTGCGGCTCTATTTGGAAAACGATCTGCGATTTTTGCAACAGTTTTAA
- the accB gene encoding acetyl-CoA carboxylase biotin carboxyl carrier protein: protein MAILGFELEEIARIVALVESRGLAELVIEEEGRYLRVRGPLAEQTKSFATSVTPPMIAAPAPVQAPAVPAAPTKRKERRADSNEEAPGRVRLTSPMVGVFYRSEKPGAPPLVNVGDRVEVGQTVGVLEAMKVFSEFKSEYAGVVVAILVEDGQLVEAGTPLMVIQTDNS, encoded by the coding sequence ATGGCCATTCTTGGGTTTGAACTAGAGGAGATCGCTCGTATCGTTGCGCTCGTGGAATCGCGCGGTTTAGCAGAGTTGGTGATCGAAGAGGAGGGGCGCTACCTGCGCGTAAGAGGGCCTCTCGCAGAGCAGACGAAGAGTTTCGCCACTTCGGTAACCCCCCCGATGATTGCGGCACCAGCTCCTGTGCAGGCGCCAGCTGTTCCTGCTGCGCCGACAAAACGTAAAGAACGCCGCGCCGATTCGAACGAGGAGGCACCAGGGCGGGTGCGTCTCACCTCGCCGATGGTGGGCGTTTTTTATCGCTCGGAAAAGCCAGGTGCACCGCCTCTTGTTAATGTGGGCGATCGGGTGGAGGTGGGCCAAACGGTTGGCGTGTTAGAAGCCATGAAGGTCTTTTCAGAGTTTAAGTCGGAATATGCGGGTGTCGTGGTAGCCATTTTAGTGGAGGATGGCCAGCTCGTAGAGGCCGGCACGCCTCTTATGGTGATTCAGACCGACAATTCATAG
- the rpmI gene encoding 50S ribosomal protein L35, producing the protein MKTKLKSRKTAVKRFTKTASGKLLHGKTGLNHLMRKKDGSRRRALLAGDELYKGDRKRIKRLLGTAL; encoded by the coding sequence ATGAAGACGAAACTTAAGAGCAGAAAAACCGCTGTTAAGCGGTTTACTAAGACGGCTAGCGGCAAGTTGCTGCATGGTAAAACCGGTTTAAACCACCTTATGCGCAAGAAAGATGGCAGCCGACGTCGGGCGCTTCTTGCCGGCGATGAGCTTTACAAAGGGGATAGGAAGCGCATTAAGCGCTTGCTGGGCACGGCGCTTTAA
- the rplT gene encoding 50S ribosomal protein L20, with protein sequence MPRVKRGTITHKRHKKIIEAAKGYWGAKHRLFRPANEQVLKSGNYAYRDRRARKRDFRRLWITRISAACRAEGLQYCRFIQGLRYLGIALDRKVLADMAVHDPKAFSQLVAQATSALNAAGDAA encoded by the coding sequence ATGCCGCGCGTGAAACGTGGCACCATCACTCATAAACGCCATAAAAAGATCATCGAGGCCGCCAAAGGGTATTGGGGCGCAAAACATCGCCTTTTCCGACCCGCCAACGAGCAGGTTCTCAAATCGGGCAACTACGCCTATCGAGATAGGCGTGCTCGCAAACGCGATTTTCGTCGCCTCTGGATCACGCGTATCAGCGCCGCCTGTCGAGCAGAAGGGCTGCAATACTGCCGTTTTATTCAGGGGCTTCGATATCTCGGCATCGCCCTCGACCGGAAAGTGTTGGCCGATATGGCCGTTCATGACCCAAAGGCGTTTTCACAGCTCGTCGCTCAGGCGACGAGCGCTCTTAACGCTGCAGGAGATGCCGCCTAA